The Streptomyces laurentii genome contains a region encoding:
- a CDS encoding cytochrome P450 hydroxylase (Cytochrome P450 [Secondary metabolites biosynthesis,transport, and catabolism]; cl12078;~cytochrome P450 hydroxylase [Streptomyces sp. C];~identified by MetaGeneAnnotator; putative), translated as MTEAVAFPQSRTCPYHPPAAYDTLREERPLSRVTLWNGREVWVVTGHQAARALLADQRLSTDSTQEGFPLLAERAEAAARRRRAALLGWDDPEHNVQRRMLIPSFTLRRAEGLRPRIEAIVERLLDELEAAGSSAELVSAFALPVPSMVICELLGVPYEDHEFFEEQSRRLLRGPKAADIEAARLRLEGYLGELIDGKQTKPGEGVIDDLMTRQREEGRPDRDELIQLALILLVAGHETTANMISLGTFTLLRQPERLVELRADPSLLPAAVEELLRFLSIADGMVRVAREDIEVGDVVIRAGEGVVFSTSVINRDGSVFADPDSLDWSRSARHHLAFGFGIHQCLGQNLARMELEIALGALLRRLPGLRLAAPAEEIPFKPGDTIQGMLELPVAW; from the coding sequence ATGACCGAAGCCGTGGCTTTTCCCCAGAGTCGAACCTGCCCCTACCACCCGCCGGCCGCCTACGACACGTTGCGCGAGGAGCGCCCGCTGTCGCGGGTGACCCTGTGGAACGGGCGTGAGGTGTGGGTCGTCACCGGGCACCAGGCCGCACGCGCCCTGCTCGCCGACCAGCGGCTGTCCACCGATTCCACACAGGAGGGGTTCCCGCTGCTGGCCGAGCGGGCCGAAGCCGCGGCACGGCGGCGCAGAGCGGCGCTGCTGGGCTGGGACGACCCGGAGCACAACGTGCAACGGCGCATGCTGATCCCGAGTTTCACGCTACGCCGGGCCGAGGGCCTGCGTCCGCGGATCGAGGCGATCGTCGAGCGGCTGCTGGACGAGCTGGAGGCCGCAGGGTCGTCGGCGGAGCTGGTGAGCGCGTTCGCGCTGCCAGTGCCGTCCATGGTGATCTGTGAGCTGCTGGGCGTCCCGTACGAGGATCACGAGTTCTTCGAGGAGCAGTCGCGGCGCTTGCTCCGTGGCCCCAAGGCCGCGGACATAGAGGCCGCGCGGCTCCGTCTCGAGGGCTATCTCGGCGAACTGATCGACGGCAAGCAGACGAAGCCGGGTGAGGGCGTCATCGACGATCTGATGACCCGGCAGCGCGAGGAGGGCCGGCCCGACCGCGACGAGCTGATCCAGCTGGCCCTGATACTGCTGGTCGCGGGGCACGAGACCACGGCGAACATGATCTCGCTGGGCACGTTCACCTTGCTGCGGCAGCCCGAGCGGCTGGTGGAGCTGCGGGCCGATCCGTCGCTGCTGCCCGCGGCCGTGGAGGAACTGCTGCGCTTCCTGTCGATCGCGGACGGGATGGTGCGGGTGGCCCGGGAGGACATCGAGGTCGGGGACGTCGTGATCCGGGCGGGCGAGGGCGTGGTGTTCTCGACGTCGGTGATCAACCGGGACGGCTCGGTGTTCGCGGATCCGGACTCGCTGGATTGGTCGCGTTCCGCCCGCCACCATCTGGCGTTCGGGTTCGGCATCCATCAGTGTCTGGGGCAGAACCTGGCGCGGATGGAACTGGAGATCGCGCTGGGGGCGCTGCTGCGCAGGCTGCCGGGGCTGCGGCTGGCCGCGCCGGCCGAGGAGATCCCTTTCAAGCCGGGGGACACGATCCAGGGGATGCTCGAGCTCCCCGTCGCTTGGTGA
- a CDS encoding hypothetical protein (identified by MetaGeneAnnotator; putative;~sequence version:1), with product MTPHTLTCPHAATEAPPLLGEPLALEFANTHYAVRGSLRDGLGRPDHLAWWLWTCRDRFTTDLTDTALANVNEADVVHFRELRDASRRLIDARVQGWEPDSRDVAQLNRAGGLGRSWPILLWNPDTTPTTARMGAQGPLLEAQAELAHAVVTLLTTPDNPLASCPAPGCVLFFERTPPRRAWCSPGCGNRARAARHYHRHRPTD from the coding sequence ATGACCCCCCACACCCTCACCTGTCCCCACGCCGCCACCGAAGCCCCGCCCCTGCTCGGCGAACCCCTCGCCCTGGAATTCGCCAACACCCACTACGCCGTCCGCGGCTCCCTGCGCGACGGCCTGGGCCGCCCCGACCACCTCGCCTGGTGGCTGTGGACCTGCCGCGACCGCTTCACCACCGACCTCACCGACACCGCCCTCGCCAACGTCAACGAAGCCGACGTCGTCCACTTCCGCGAACTACGCGACGCCTCCCGCCGCCTGATCGACGCCCGCGTCCAAGGCTGGGAACCCGACAGCCGCGACGTCGCCCAGCTCAACCGCGCCGGCGGCCTCGGCCGCTCCTGGCCCATCCTCCTGTGGAACCCCGACACCACCCCCACCACCGCCCGCATGGGCGCCCAAGGCCCCCTCCTCGAAGCCCAAGCCGAACTCGCCCACGCCGTCGTCACCCTCCTCACCACCCCCGACAACCCCCTCGCCTCCTGCCCCGCCCCCGGCTGCGTCCTCTTCTTCGAACGCACCCCACCCCGCCGCGCCTGGTGCTCCCCCGGCTGCGGCAACCGCGCCCGCGCCGCCCGCCACTACCACCGCCACCGCCCCACCGACTAG
- a CDS encoding hypothetical protein (identified by MetaGeneAnnotator; putative;~sequence version:1), with the protein MENVLYVQNVFRSGFDLDGLEWTAWQEPGRVSVEHAVLWAPDAEKDEDSIGLLLRFPPGAHGDFHEHLGYELMLVLDGVLDHSDGPSYVKGDLVVEGPGTEHQMSSRTGCTVLAIRTHPAQARTPAKPIRPVGVTAAP; encoded by the coding sequence ATGGAAAACGTCCTCTACGTACAGAACGTGTTCCGCAGCGGATTCGACCTGGACGGCCTGGAATGGACCGCCTGGCAGGAACCGGGCCGGGTGAGCGTCGAACACGCCGTCCTGTGGGCGCCCGACGCCGAGAAGGACGAGGACTCCATCGGCCTGCTGCTGCGCTTCCCGCCCGGCGCCCACGGCGACTTCCACGAGCACCTCGGCTACGAGCTCATGCTCGTCCTCGACGGCGTCCTCGACCACAGCGACGGCCCCTCCTACGTCAAGGGCGACCTCGTCGTCGAAGGCCCGGGCACCGAGCACCAGATGTCCAGCCGCACCGGCTGCACCGTGCTCGCCATCCGCACCCACCCCGCCCAGGCCCGCACCCCCGCCAAGCCCATCCGCCCCGTCGGCGTCACCGCCGCCCCCTGA
- a CDS encoding hypothetical protein (identified by MetaGeneAnnotator; putative;~predicted protein [Streptomyces roseosporus NRRL15998]) gives MVEQFAASLGPGGIDELLDGACTLIYMYMKWLRMAYEDHDKDVIEYVVPNLVATMRMMTMSIPREVIPTMAGLVIAAGTGLSPNLWRKQYGYWTKEEMTPLEATAFLLAEHINNITEDPDFATRLIATALSEAYED, from the coding sequence ATGGTCGAACAGTTCGCCGCGTCTCTCGGCCCCGGGGGAATCGACGAACTCCTGGACGGCGCCTGCACGCTGATCTACATGTACATGAAATGGCTGCGGATGGCGTACGAAGATCACGACAAGGACGTCATCGAATACGTGGTGCCCAACCTCGTGGCGACGATGCGCATGATGACCATGAGTATTCCGCGCGAGGTCATTCCGACCATGGCGGGCCTGGTCATCGCGGCGGGCACCGGTCTGAGTCCCAACCTGTGGCGGAAGCAGTACGGCTACTGGACCAAGGAGGAGATGACCCCCTTGGAAGCGACCGCTTTCCTGCTCGCGGAGCACATCAACAACATCACCGAGGACCCCGACTTCGCCACCCGGCTGATCGCCACGGCTCTGTCCGAGGCGTACGAGGACTGA
- a CDS encoding hypothetical protein (UDP-N-acetylglucosamine diphosphorylase/glucosamine-1-phosphate N-acetyltransferase; TIGR03992;~identified by MetaGeneAnnotator; putative;~predicted protein [Streptomyces sp. C]), translating into MELLDILTAMAKTGRLGPVSIGTDWDEVTAALGEPWDIGTLGHDAEWPRLFAYGDLELSVCQCRRVAFVFVQTWRDTVELPPSVAGGAGVFPGLVSYADVTSALGQADCPWQPNPALTFADQCSLTVTSSGAGFTFEIPEGADPLLNIVDLPCDGHDCAG; encoded by the coding sequence GTGGAGCTTCTCGACATCCTGACCGCCATGGCGAAGACGGGCCGTCTGGGACCGGTGTCCATCGGCACCGACTGGGACGAGGTGACCGCGGCACTCGGCGAGCCGTGGGACATCGGAACGCTGGGCCATGACGCAGAGTGGCCGCGGCTCTTCGCCTACGGAGACCTCGAGCTGAGTGTCTGTCAGTGCCGCAGGGTCGCCTTCGTCTTCGTCCAGACCTGGCGTGACACCGTCGAGCTCCCGCCGTCAGTCGCCGGAGGGGCCGGCGTGTTCCCCGGGCTCGTCTCGTACGCGGATGTCACGTCCGCCCTGGGCCAAGCCGACTGCCCCTGGCAACCCAACCCCGCCCTGACTTTCGCCGACCAGTGCTCGCTCACTGTCACCTCGTCAGGAGCGGGCTTCACCTTCGAGATTCCCGAGGGCGCAGATCCCCTGCTGAACATCGTGGATCTCCCCTGCGACGGCCACGACTGCGCCGGATAG
- a CDS encoding non-green plastid inner envelope membrane protein (identified by MetaGeneAnnotator; putative;~sequence version:1) produces MSVSRGPATAGVAVTAAVIKARPAVALARRRLGRMESIWVLLVCLSAGRHLFPVRCAARGREVVERETLGAALLFRY; encoded by the coding sequence GTGTCCGTGTCGAGGGGCCCGGCGACGGCCGGGGTCGCGGTGACGGCGGCGGTGATCAAGGCGAGACCGGCGGTGGCCTTGGCGAGGCGGCGGCTCGGACGTATGGAGAGCATCTGGGTCCTTTTGGTGTGTCTGTCGGCAGGTCGTCACCTGTTCCCGGTGAGGTGTGCGGCACGCGGGAGGGAGGTGGTGGAGCGGGAGACGCTGGGCGCGGCGTTGCTGTTCCGGTATTGA
- a CDS encoding methylaspartate mutase (B12 binding domain (B12-BD). Most of the members bind different cobalamid derivates, like B12 (adenosylcobamide) or methylcobalamin or methyl-Co(III) 5-hydroxybenzimidazolylcobamide. This domain is found in several enzymes, such as glutamate mutase; cl00293;~B12 binding site [chemical binding];~identified by MetaGeneAnnotator; putative;~methylaspartate mutase [Amycolatopsis mediterranei U32]), with protein sequence MSVPASSHDAAPTAFSGRRVLVSSVSSDSHTWNLVFLQLLLEDLGHEVTNIGACVPDELLIAECRRHRPDMMVISSVNGHGALDGSRLIRRLRQEPDLSDLKVVIGGKLGIRGADGDSHSQNLLEAGFDAVFEDAAGIAPFRRYLAAATPALEGAAR encoded by the coding sequence ATGTCTGTGCCCGCGTCCAGTCACGATGCCGCCCCGACGGCTTTTTCGGGTCGGCGTGTCCTGGTCTCCAGCGTCTCTTCCGATTCCCACACCTGGAACCTGGTCTTCCTCCAGCTCCTTCTCGAGGACCTCGGCCACGAGGTCACCAACATCGGCGCGTGTGTGCCTGACGAGTTGCTGATCGCCGAGTGCCGGCGTCACCGCCCGGACATGATGGTCATCTCCAGTGTCAACGGACACGGTGCGCTCGACGGCAGCCGTCTGATCCGCCGGCTGCGCCAGGAGCCCGATCTGAGTGATCTCAAGGTCGTCATCGGCGGCAAGCTCGGTATCCGCGGTGCCGACGGGGACTCCCACAGCCAGAACCTGCTGGAGGCCGGCTTCGACGCGGTCTTCGAGGACGCCGCGGGGATCGCTCCCTTCCGCCGCTACCTCGCGGCTGCGACGCCCGCGCTCGAGGGAGCGGCACGATGA
- a CDS encoding methylaspartate mutase E subunit (B12 cofactor binding site [chemical binding];~Coenzyme B12-dependent glutamate mutase epsilon subunit-like family; contains proteins similar to Clostridium cochlearium glutamate mutase (Glm) and Streptomyces tendae Tu901 NikV. Glm catalyzes a carbon-skeleton rearrangement of L-glutamate to...; cl02025;~heterodimer (sigma-epsilon) interface [polypeptide binding];~homodimer (epsilon-epsilon) interface [polypeptide binding];~identified by MetaGeneAnnotator; putative;~methylaspartate mutase E subunit [Actinoplanes sp. N902-109];~substrate binding site [chemical binding]), translated as MTAPTPTPRTAAAAETSGPPGASSTSSASGPPGGSGVSTTPATFTASTASSASAAPCACHGGVVGSGQYELGVFASAVARARAEGELVVQPRMGMATTTEMALGLEAVKHARARVVGTITLDSYTRVGDHDSARSALAAGADLNGYPLVAHGPDVTRALVGRVAQGGDFAVQIRHGSAKPYDIIATLLDAGLDATEGGPISYCLPYSRTPIAESVDAWARSCDLLASRPGTHLESFGGCMLGQLCPPGLLVALSVLECIFFRRHGLTSVSLSYAQQTSRAQDVEALHALRTLAAEHLDGIDWHVVLYSYMGVFPRTVGGALELLRDSARLAALTGTERMIVKTPAEAHRIPTIADNITALEEAARAAREATATGGPAQQRVGAAVEEEFGVLAEARTLVEAVLGLHPDIGQALILAFERGILDVPYCLHADNAQSARSFIDARGSLQWLRAGAMPVTTTRPAGETGLRAEDLLRMLGHVQDHYDRAALTTTGPTALPTH; from the coding sequence ATGACCGCCCCGACCCCCACCCCCCGTACCGCAGCAGCTGCCGAAACCTCCGGGCCCCCCGGTGCCTCCAGCACTTCCAGTGCCTCCGGGCCCCCCGGTGGTTCCGGTGTCTCCACCACTCCCGCCACGTTCACGGCCTCCACCGCTTCCAGTGCTTCCGCAGCTCCCTGCGCCTGCCATGGCGGTGTGGTGGGTTCGGGGCAGTACGAGCTCGGGGTGTTCGCGTCGGCTGTGGCCAGGGCCCGTGCCGAGGGTGAGCTTGTCGTGCAGCCGCGGATGGGGATGGCGACGACCACGGAGATGGCGCTGGGTCTGGAAGCGGTCAAGCACGCCCGGGCGAGGGTGGTGGGCACCATCACCCTCGACAGCTACACCCGGGTCGGTGACCACGATTCGGCCCGGTCGGCGCTGGCGGCGGGCGCGGACCTCAACGGTTATCCGCTCGTGGCCCATGGCCCTGATGTCACCCGTGCGCTGGTCGGCCGGGTCGCGCAGGGCGGTGACTTCGCGGTGCAGATCCGGCATGGCTCGGCCAAGCCGTACGACATCATCGCCACGCTCCTGGACGCCGGTCTCGACGCGACCGAGGGCGGGCCGATCTCCTACTGCCTGCCCTACAGCCGTACGCCGATCGCGGAGTCCGTCGATGCCTGGGCCCGTAGCTGTGATCTGCTGGCTTCCCGTCCGGGGACGCATCTGGAGTCGTTCGGCGGCTGCATGCTCGGCCAGTTGTGCCCGCCCGGTCTCCTGGTGGCCCTGTCCGTCCTGGAGTGCATCTTCTTCCGCCGTCACGGTCTGACCAGTGTGTCGCTGAGCTACGCCCAGCAGACCAGCCGCGCGCAGGACGTCGAGGCGCTGCACGCGCTGCGTACGCTGGCCGCCGAGCATCTCGACGGCATCGACTGGCACGTCGTTCTCTACAGCTACATGGGTGTCTTCCCCCGCACGGTGGGCGGCGCGCTCGAACTGCTGCGGGACTCGGCCCGCCTGGCGGCGCTGACGGGGACCGAGCGGATGATCGTGAAGACTCCGGCCGAGGCCCACCGCATCCCGACCATCGCGGACAACATCACCGCGCTGGAGGAGGCCGCCCGCGCCGCCCGCGAGGCCACCGCCACAGGCGGGCCGGCGCAGCAGCGGGTCGGTGCGGCGGTCGAGGAGGAGTTCGGGGTGCTGGCCGAGGCCCGCACGCTCGTGGAGGCGGTTCTCGGACTGCACCCGGACATCGGGCAGGCGCTGATCCTGGCATTCGAGCGCGGCATCCTCGACGTCCCGTACTGCCTGCACGCCGACAACGCGCAAAGCGCCCGCAGTTTCATCGACGCCCGCGGCAGCCTGCAGTGGCTGCGGGCCGGGGCCATGCCCGTCACCACCACCCGCCCGGCCGGCGAGACCGGCCTGCGCGCCGAGGACCTGCTGCGGATGCTCGGCCACGTCCAGGACCACTACGACCGCGCCGCCCTCACCACCACCGGCCCCACCGCCCTGCCCACCCACTGA
- a CDS encoding phosphoesterase, PA-phosphatase related (identified by MetaGeneAnnotator; putative;~sequence version:1), with the protein MLSIRPSRRLAKATAGLALITAAVTATPAVAGPLDTDTPTTPDRVLYWNNAILDAFRQVGGTPGPLTRGGAMMNLAIYDAVNSIQTIGNTYLTKDTTAAGQYDSVDAAVDYAAYTTLKNAFPSVDFTPAFNAARALPDRGNTAEQLTGALLGIKTANAVIANRTGDGSTDTTPYVAVNAPGHWIPAPGKPVGNPNWGSVKPFALTSGNEFRPAKPAGFTTPQQMLASPEYAAQVNEIKAVGGKNSTLRTADQTQQAHYWANDVDGTYKPVGQQYDHTLVIYKKYRPRGSTFDSTKLFTKMSVSLADAAIAIWDSKFNSDWDLWRPQHAINNADQIYNKDITPDPAWQPLESDTAGNSFSPNFPTYVSGHSGIAAAWAGALKNFFGRDDLSFTAGTDDPYAQNITRTFPSFTAAAKEKADSRKYIGVHFEWDNAAALTLGYQVATKATNRF; encoded by the coding sequence ATGCTCTCCATACGTCCGAGCCGCCGCCTCGCCAAGGCCACCGCCGGTCTCGCCTTGATCACCGCCGCCGTCACCGCGACCCCGGCCGTCGCCGGGCCCCTCGACACGGACACGCCGACCACCCCCGACCGCGTCCTGTACTGGAACAACGCCATCCTCGACGCGTTCCGCCAGGTCGGCGGCACCCCGGGCCCCCTCACCCGCGGCGGCGCGATGATGAACCTCGCCATCTACGACGCGGTCAACTCCATCCAGACCATCGGCAACACGTACCTGACCAAGGACACCACCGCCGCCGGCCAGTACGACTCCGTCGACGCCGCCGTCGACTACGCCGCCTACACCACACTGAAGAACGCCTTCCCCAGCGTCGACTTCACCCCCGCGTTCAACGCCGCCCGCGCCCTGCCCGACCGCGGCAACACAGCCGAACAGCTGACCGGCGCCCTCCTCGGCATCAAGACCGCCAACGCCGTCATCGCCAACCGCACCGGCGACGGCTCCACCGACACCACCCCCTACGTCGCCGTCAACGCCCCCGGACACTGGATCCCCGCCCCCGGCAAGCCCGTCGGCAACCCCAACTGGGGCAGCGTCAAGCCCTTCGCCCTGACCAGCGGCAACGAATTCCGCCCCGCCAAGCCCGCCGGCTTCACCACCCCCCAGCAGATGCTCGCCAGCCCCGAATACGCCGCCCAGGTCAACGAGATCAAGGCCGTCGGAGGCAAGAACTCCACCCTGCGCACCGCCGACCAGACCCAGCAGGCCCACTACTGGGCCAACGACGTCGACGGCACCTACAAGCCCGTCGGCCAGCAGTACGACCACACCCTGGTCATCTACAAGAAGTACCGCCCCCGCGGCAGCACCTTCGACTCCACCAAGCTCTTCACCAAGATGTCCGTCTCCCTCGCCGACGCGGCCATCGCCATCTGGGACTCCAAGTTCAACTCCGACTGGGACCTGTGGCGCCCCCAGCACGCCATCAACAACGCCGACCAGATCTACAACAAGGACATCACCCCCGACCCCGCCTGGCAGCCCCTCGAATCCGACACCGCCGGCAACAGCTTCAGCCCCAACTTCCCCACCTACGTCTCCGGCCACTCCGGCATCGCCGCCGCCTGGGCCGGCGCCCTCAAGAACTTCTTCGGCCGCGACGACCTCTCCTTCACCGCCGGAACCGACGACCCCTACGCCCAGAACATCACCCGCACCTTCCCCTCCTTCACCGCCGCAGCCAAGGAAAAAGCCGACAGCCGCAAGTACATCGGCGTCCACTTCGAATGGGACAACGCCGCCGCCCTCACCCTCGGCTACCAAGTCGCCACCAAAGCCACCAACCGCTTCTAA
- a CDS encoding HPP family protein (identified by MetaGeneAnnotator; putative;~sequence version:1): MTNTTTPPTPPPPTQPPTRRPTRRLTQRLTSKAPPRPKPTTILTNTLTATLALTTLATLGTLLHQPLLIPPLAATAALLYGAPQLPLSQPRNVIGGQLISALTGYTTLTLTGTPTPYTAALAGALALTTMTLTRTNHSPAAATAIITTTTQPPTLPFLTTLTLSTLTLTLITTLRPKIDPTTPTYPQYWW, translated from the coding sequence ATGACCAACACCACCACCCCACCCACCCCACCACCCCCCACCCAACCCCCCACCCGACGCCCCACCCGACGCCTCACCCAACGCCTCACCAGCAAAGCCCCACCCCGCCCCAAACCCACCACCATCCTCACCAACACCCTCACCGCCACCCTCGCCCTCACCACCCTCGCCACCCTCGGCACCCTCCTCCACCAACCCCTCCTCATCCCCCCACTCGCCGCCACCGCCGCCCTCCTCTACGGAGCCCCCCAACTCCCCCTCTCCCAACCCCGCAACGTCATCGGCGGCCAACTCATCTCCGCCCTCACCGGCTACACCACCCTCACCCTCACCGGCACCCCCACCCCCTACACCGCAGCACTCGCCGGCGCACTCGCCCTCACCACCATGACCCTCACCCGCACCAACCACTCCCCCGCCGCCGCCACCGCCATCATCACCACCACCACCCAACCCCCCACCCTCCCCTTCCTCACCACCCTCACCCTCTCCACCCTCACCCTCACCCTCATCACCACCCTCCGCCCCAAAATCGACCCCACCACCCCCACCTACCCCCAATACTGGTGGTAA
- a CDS encoding transcriptional regulator, lysR family (identified by MetaGeneAnnotator; putative;~sequence version:1), with protein sequence MVLDLSIHQLRTFREVARQGSVTRAARNLGYAQSSITGHIKSLETKLGYPLLKRLPHGVRLTQHGEIVRDYAERIMLTIQEMNGALQPQGEAEGRVAVGADPVLMEQRLGRLIREARYRYPKVTVSPRQVSVHDAAESVTRGETQLAVVAFEDGTGVFPDGLVAEKLPPLTLAPVASPTLAATPVTDSARPLRVLTVSADCTCHLPLVAALRSRYGVDVSVIEAGSVGGVRELARAGYGLAMLPAPDDSLAAQGLQVVPGMPHAELDVRLVYSRPDHLGRAARSIAELIRRMPQPATTAGVPGGAALGDMLVS encoded by the coding sequence ATGGTTTTGGACCTTTCCATCCATCAGTTGCGCACCTTTCGCGAAGTCGCACGCCAGGGGAGCGTCACCAGGGCGGCACGTAATCTCGGATACGCCCAGTCAAGTATCACCGGGCATATCAAGTCCCTGGAGACGAAGCTTGGTTATCCGCTGTTGAAAAGACTTCCGCACGGGGTGCGGCTGACGCAGCACGGTGAGATCGTGCGGGATTACGCGGAACGCATCATGCTGACCATTCAGGAGATGAACGGGGCGTTGCAGCCGCAGGGCGAGGCCGAGGGCCGTGTCGCGGTCGGCGCGGACCCGGTGCTCATGGAACAGCGTTTGGGCCGGCTGATCAGGGAGGCCCGTTACCGCTATCCGAAGGTGACCGTCTCGCCGCGGCAGGTCAGTGTCCATGACGCGGCCGAGTCGGTGACGCGCGGGGAGACGCAGCTGGCCGTGGTGGCGTTCGAGGACGGCACGGGCGTGTTTCCCGACGGCCTGGTCGCCGAGAAACTGCCCCCCCTGACGCTGGCGCCGGTCGCTTCTCCCACGCTGGCCGCGACGCCGGTGACCGACAGCGCGCGCCCGCTGCGGGTGCTGACCGTCAGCGCGGACTGCACCTGTCATCTGCCGCTGGTCGCGGCCCTGCGCAGCCGTTACGGCGTCGACGTCTCGGTGATCGAGGCCGGTTCGGTCGGCGGTGTGCGGGAACTGGCCCGCGCCGGCTACGGCCTGGCCATGCTCCCGGCGCCCGACGACTCGCTGGCCGCCCAGGGCCTGCAGGTCGTCCCCGGTATGCCGCACGCCGAACTCGACGTCCGCCTGGTCTACTCCCGCCCCGACCACCTGGGCCGCGCGGCCCGCTCGATCGCCGAGCTGATCCGCCGCATGCCCCAGCCCGCCACCACCGCCGGCGTGCCCGGCGGCGCGGCCCTGGGCGACATGCTCGTCTCCTGA
- a CDS encoding hypothetical protein (identified by MetaGeneAnnotator; putative;~sequence version:1) — protein sequence MSGNQNYINHVALVLDASSSMSHLRSKVIEVADQQIAYLARRSGELDQETRVTVYVFSDKVECVVYDKDVLRMPSLKQLYRVGGMTALLAATLKSQRELAQTAQLYGDHSFLTFVLTDGQENASHRGPDAPAKDPRKLVEAVAGMIETQEDNWTLAVLVPDQMGKREAMRCGFPKDNIAIWDATSTQGLEEAGQVIRAATEKFMVGRAQGIRGSRAVFSTGGDAVNKDTIKAAGLTPAKPSEYELIPVTRDAGIRDWVIESGHTYRTGGAFYQLSKSEKIQARKQIAVLEKKTDRVFTGPEARALLGLPDAEVRIKPDHNDDFTVFVQSTSVNRKLVANTRLLLMI from the coding sequence ATGTCGGGGAACCAGAACTACATCAATCACGTCGCTCTCGTGCTGGACGCCAGTTCGTCCATGTCGCACCTGCGGAGCAAGGTCATCGAAGTCGCCGATCAGCAGATCGCCTATCTGGCGCGGCGTTCGGGAGAACTCGATCAGGAAACCCGCGTGACGGTGTACGTCTTCTCGGACAAGGTGGAATGCGTCGTCTACGACAAGGACGTCCTGCGGATGCCGTCGCTGAAGCAGTTGTACCGCGTCGGCGGAATGACGGCTCTTCTGGCGGCCACACTGAAGTCGCAGCGGGAACTGGCGCAGACGGCTCAGCTGTACGGTGACCACAGTTTCCTGACGTTCGTTCTCACCGACGGGCAGGAGAACGCGAGTCACCGCGGCCCGGACGCCCCCGCCAAGGATCCGCGGAAGCTGGTCGAGGCCGTCGCCGGGATGATCGAGACCCAGGAGGACAACTGGACGCTGGCCGTCCTGGTGCCCGACCAAATGGGCAAGCGCGAGGCCATGCGGTGCGGTTTCCCGAAGGACAACATCGCCATCTGGGACGCCACGAGCACCCAGGGTCTCGAAGAGGCCGGGCAGGTCATCCGGGCGGCCACCGAGAAGTTCATGGTGGGCCGCGCCCAGGGCATCCGGGGGTCGCGGGCCGTGTTCTCCACGGGCGGGGACGCGGTGAACAAGGACACCATCAAGGCGGCGGGCCTCACGCCGGCGAAGCCGTCGGAGTACGAGCTGATCCCGGTCACGCGGGACGCGGGGATCCGGGACTGGGTCATCGAATCCGGGCACACGTACCGTACGGGCGGTGCGTTCTACCAGCTGAGCAAGTCGGAGAAGATACAGGCGCGCAAGCAGATCGCGGTCCTGGAGAAGAAGACGGACCGGGTGTTCACCGGCCCGGAGGCCCGGGCCCTGCTCGGCCTGCCGGACGCGGAGGTCCGCATCAAGCCGGACCACAACGACGACTTCACCGTCTTCGTCCAGAGCACGAGCGTGAACCGGAAGCTCGTCGCGAACACCAGGCTGCTGCTCATGATCTGA